The DNA sequence CGAATTGAGTGAAGGAGTTAGCTACAGCAATGATCGGCTTACAGAAATCGGTGTCGGTCATGCCAGTAGCACGCCACAAGGCGCGGGCACCAGCCATGTTGCGGCCGTGGGTGGTGACGCGAGAACGATAGGCAGGCATATTGGACCTCAATAATTTTGAATTAGGGCCGTAGTTATTGAAAAAATCGATGAAATTTTTCCGGCTTATGTATCAAGTCCAGTTTAAACTTTGTTTCTGATCTCGATGCCCAGCGCTCGCAATTAATGTTCAAATCTACGAAGCGAACCAGTTGGCCAAGATCTTTGAGATGGACATGACCAGGCACGAATTGAGTGAAGGAGTTAGCTACAGCAATGATCGGCTTACAGAAATCGGTGTCGGTCATGCCAGTAGCACGCCACAAGGCGCGGGCACCAGCCATGTTGCGGCCGTGGGTGGTGACGCGAGAACGATAGGCAGGCATATTGGACCTCAATAATTTTGAATTAGGGCCGTAGTTATTGAAAAAATCGATGAAATTTTTCCGGCTTATGTATCAAGTCCAGTTTAAACTTTGTTTCTGATCTCGATGCCCAGCGCTCGCAATTAATGTTCAAATCTACGAAGCGAACCAGTTTTATCGTAGTTCAGTCTTTCGACTTCACTGAGTATGGTTGAATCTTCATCTAAACATGAAAATGAAAATAAAAAACAAATAAATAATTGATAATATAATTCTTTT is a window from the Gammaproteobacteria bacterium genome containing:
- a CDS encoding hypothetical protein (Evidence 5 : Unknown function), whose amino-acid sequence is MPAYRSRVTTHGRNMAGARALWRATGMTDTDFCKPIIAVANSFTQFVPGHVHLKDLGQLVRFVDLNINCERWASRSETKFKLDLIHKPEKFHRFFQ